In one Nostoc sp. KVJ3 genomic region, the following are encoded:
- a CDS encoding NAD(P)H-quinone oxidoreductase subunit M, with product MDNPMLLKSTTRHVRIFAGEIDRDGELIPSQQVLTLDIDPDNEFNWNEDALQKVYRKFDELVEASSGADLTDYNLRRVGSDLEHYLRSLLQLGELSYNLSARVTNYSMGVPQVAIDDKP from the coding sequence ATGGATAACCCGATGCTGCTCAAGTCCACAACCCGGCACGTCCGCATTTTTGCAGGCGAAATTGACCGGGATGGCGAACTGATTCCTAGTCAACAGGTCTTAACCTTAGATATTGACCCAGATAATGAATTTAACTGGAATGAAGATGCGCTGCAAAAAGTTTATCGAAAATTTGATGAACTAGTAGAAGCATCCAGTGGCGCAGACCTCACGGACTATAATTTGCGCCGTGTGGGGTCAGATTTAGAGCATTATCTGCGATCGCTCCTCCAACTCGGCGAACTCAGCTACAATCTTTCTGCTCGCGTTACTAACTACAGCATGGGAGTCCCTCAAGTCGCAATTGACGACAAACCATAA